From the Clostridiales bacterium FE2011 genome, one window contains:
- a CDS encoding ROK family protein has product MLFGTLEAGGTKMVLSVGNEQNELLEQVSIPTEAPEKTIPAMIDWFRGKGIVSLGIGTFGPVDLKKESPTYGWITKTPKPGWSDKPLLPPMRDELGIPALIDTDVNAAALAEWKLGAARGLNSCVYVTVGTGIGAGLVIEGKLVHGLVHPELGHMLLRQEPQDPTPVGFCPYHAGCLEGLAAGPAIEKRWGRKGYELPEDHPAWDLEAAYLAQMCVNMICAFSPEKIILGGGVMQQKHLFPLIRQKTLALLNGYVQAKEILEDIEHFIVEPGLGTKSGATGALLLAQQAFEETKMNA; this is encoded by the coding sequence ATGCTCTTTGGAACACTGGAAGCCGGCGGAACCAAAATGGTTCTGTCTGTAGGGAATGAGCAGAATGAACTTCTGGAACAGGTCAGCATTCCGACTGAAGCACCGGAAAAGACTATTCCGGCGATGATTGACTGGTTCAGGGGAAAAGGAATTGTATCCCTGGGAATCGGTACCTTCGGCCCGGTTGACCTGAAGAAGGAATCTCCCACATACGGATGGATCACCAAGACGCCGAAGCCCGGCTGGAGCGATAAGCCTCTTCTGCCGCCCATGCGTGATGAACTGGGCATTCCGGCACTTATTGATACGGATGTGAATGCCGCAGCCCTGGCTGAGTGGAAGCTTGGTGCGGCCAGGGGACTGAACAGCTGCGTATACGTCACTGTCGGGACAGGGATCGGCGCGGGCTTGGTCATTGAAGGGAAACTGGTTCACGGGCTTGTACATCCGGAACTGGGGCATATGCTGCTTCGCCAGGAACCACAGGATCCGACTCCGGTCGGGTTTTGCCCGTATCACGCTGGATGCCTGGAGGGACTGGCGGCAGGTCCGGCCATTGAGAAGCGGTGGGGAAGGAAAGGGTATGAGCTTCCGGAAGATCATCCGGCATGGGATCTGGAAGCGGCCTATCTGGCCCAGATGTGCGTAAACATGATTTGTGCGTTCTCTCCGGAGAAGATTATCCTGGGCGGCGGGGTTATGCAGCAGAAACATCTGTTCCCGCTGATCCGTCAAAAGACACTGGCCCTGCTGAACGGATATGTACAGGCCAAGGAGATTCTGGAAGATATAGAGCACTTTATCGTTGAACCGGGCTTAGGGACAAAAAGTGGAGCGACAGGAGCGCTGCTTCTTGCACAACAGGCTTTCGAAGAGACCAAAATGAACGCTTAA
- a CDS encoding sugar phosphate isomerase/epimerase — protein sequence MHQILCSTGALIGRPNGRDYRLLKQFCPQLECDGFEFMLYTTWYDQIEALTSFLKSIQLHIPVMHCEKSLSEHISKGGDEELREAFRLFEINCGVAETLGAEKMVFHLWNGLISDSHFENNLRAYPELQERAEKHGLMLLVENVICNGTDPMTHWVELYQHYPEIQFVFDTKMADFHRQLELLYEPEYDWLWKENHILHYHVNDYGGGYKDWSNLKVLPMGKGHIDFEHFFRFVRQTAYRGDFTFEATGFDQTGTVNIRNLNEQFALARRYLDQV from the coding sequence ATGCACCAGATCCTTTGCTCCACGGGGGCACTGATCGGAAGACCCAACGGCAGGGATTACCGCCTGCTGAAACAGTTTTGTCCCCAGCTGGAGTGCGACGGCTTCGAGTTCATGCTGTATACCACCTGGTATGATCAGATTGAAGCGCTGACATCCTTTCTGAAGTCAATTCAGCTGCATATTCCGGTAATGCACTGCGAAAAATCGCTTTCAGAGCATATTTCAAAAGGCGGAGACGAGGAACTGCGCGAGGCCTTCCGGCTGTTTGAAATCAACTGCGGCGTTGCGGAGACACTGGGAGCGGAAAAGATGGTTTTCCATCTATGGAACGGACTGATTTCCGATTCCCATTTTGAGAATAATCTTCGTGCTTATCCGGAACTACAGGAAAGAGCAGAGAAACATGGATTGATGCTGCTGGTTGAGAACGTAATCTGCAACGGAACCGATCCGATGACCCACTGGGTGGAACTCTATCAGCATTATCCGGAAATCCAATTTGTATTTGATACCAAGATGGCGGATTTTCACCGCCAGCTGGAGCTGCTGTATGAGCCGGAATATGACTGGCTCTGGAAAGAAAACCATATCCTGCACTACCATGTGAATGATTATGGCGGCGGCTATAAGGACTGGAGCAACCTGAAAGTCCTGCCGATGGGCAAAGGACATATCGATTTTGAACACTTTTTCCGGTTTGTCAGACAGACCGCATACAGAGGAGACTTTACGTTTGAAGCTACGGGCTTCGACCAGACAGGCACAGTGAACATCCGGAACCTGAATGAACAGTTTGCTCTGGCCAGAAGGTACCTGGATCAGGTATAA
- a CDS encoding Cna B-type domain-containing protein — protein sequence MKKHLQRLLSLLCVLALVLSCVYALAEDVQYEDRVITAKWMDGDNYDGIRPASVDAFLAGQKATLNEENGWTGVVSVPVGTGNDWTCDEVDGYTATLSKDAVSVLTFNRPVAPTISVSGTVAWDDSENAGKIRPESVQLMLLADGEAYGEPLTAKNPGWKVTWNDLPAFKPNADTRIEYTVKQLQTPDGYTATASGLEVTNTLQTGALNLTAAVSGAPEGADLSALTLTVDGPDPSMPKTLTWAQISGGSFSFGNVLPGAYLVRGTNADTLVEGYTMDTANSKVSDAVMVKAGETATLTYKYAYKLPEAIEAEEDYDPMANIGALSFEILGPDDRMPMTITYSQFTNGQYELGDLVPGVYTVVERNAETLVKYYTLTGASVTGMKLEVTPDGTATAKLFNQYVPAPTPEPDAEFVDIPVTKTWNDNNNKDGNRPDAITVRLFADGVEVDSHILTAGENWAFTFVEKPRYQEDNKTEIVYTINEDAVPMYAAEINGYNIVNQYRPEVTSISVTKIWVDKDNAAGIRPGSIAMTLSDGQKVVKVVVLDATNGWTATVNDLPTVVNGQPAKYGWKEQEVIGYTLSGVKEEGNAMTFTNTIWERPDKPTEGKTPKTTGETWYFFEEYDTPLGVEVIINHVGDCFD from the coding sequence ATGAAAAAGCACCTTCAGCGCCTCTTGTCTTTGCTGTGTGTTCTTGCGCTCGTATTGAGCTGTGTTTACGCTCTGGCGGAAGACGTGCAGTATGAAGACCGTGTCATTACAGCCAAATGGATGGACGGGGATAATTATGACGGCATTCGTCCTGCTTCTGTTGATGCGTTCCTGGCCGGACAGAAGGCAACGCTGAACGAAGAGAACGGCTGGACCGGAGTGGTTTCCGTACCCGTTGGTACCGGTAATGACTGGACCTGCGATGAGGTTGACGGGTATACCGCAACCCTGAGCAAGGACGCTGTTTCCGTGCTGACCTTCAACCGCCCTGTGGCTCCCACCATTTCTGTGTCCGGTACAGTGGCATGGGATGATTCCGAAAACGCCGGCAAGATCCGGCCTGAATCCGTACAGCTGATGCTGCTGGCTGACGGAGAAGCCTACGGTGAACCGCTGACCGCGAAGAACCCCGGCTGGAAAGTGACCTGGAATGATCTTCCGGCCTTCAAACCCAATGCCGATACCAGAATTGAATATACGGTGAAACAGCTTCAGACGCCCGACGGATATACTGCCACTGCCTCCGGACTGGAAGTCACCAATACGCTCCAGACCGGCGCGCTGAACCTGACAGCTGCCGTTTCCGGCGCACCGGAAGGCGCGGATCTTTCGGCACTGACCCTGACAGTGGACGGCCCGGATCCTTCCATGCCCAAGACGCTTACCTGGGCGCAGATCTCCGGCGGTTCCTTCAGCTTCGGCAATGTGCTGCCCGGCGCCTACCTGGTCCGCGGTACCAACGCCGACACACTGGTGGAAGGCTATACCATGGATACGGCAAACAGCAAGGTATCCGACGCCGTGATGGTCAAGGCCGGAGAAACCGCAACCCTGACATACAAATACGCCTATAAGCTTCCCGAAGCGATTGAAGCCGAGGAAGATTATGATCCGATGGCCAACATCGGCGCCCTGAGTTTTGAAATCCTGGGACCGGATGACCGGATGCCCATGACAATCACATACAGCCAGTTTACGAACGGCCAGTATGAACTGGGCGACCTGGTTCCCGGTGTCTATACAGTGGTGGAACGGAACGCGGAAACACTGGTGAAGTACTACACCCTGACCGGTGCCAGCGTGACCGGCATGAAGCTGGAGGTTACCCCGGACGGAACGGCAACCGCCAAACTGTTCAACCAGTATGTACCCGCGCCGACGCCTGAACCCGACGCCGAGTTTGTGGATATTCCGGTTACCAAGACCTGGAACGACAATAACAACAAGGACGGCAACCGCCCTGACGCGATTACGGTGCGCCTGTTCGCGGACGGCGTGGAAGTGGACAGTCACATCCTGACCGCCGGTGAGAACTGGGCTTTCACCTTTGTTGAAAAGCCCCGTTACCAGGAAGACAACAAGACCGAAATTGTCTATACGATCAATGAAGACGCCGTGCCCATGTATGCCGCGGAGATCAATGGCTACAACATCGTCAACCAGTATCGCCCTGAAGTGACGAGCATTTCCGTCACCAAGATCTGGGTGGACAAGGATAACGCTGCCGGTATCCGGCCGGGCAGCATTGCGATGACCCTCTCTGACGGCCAGAAGGTGGTCAAGGTGGTTGTCCTGGATGCGACGAACGGATGGACCGCGACAGTCAATGACCTTCCCACCGTTGTGAACGGCCAGCCTGCCAAGTACGGCTGGAAGGAACAGGAAGTCATCGGATATACCCTGAGCGGTGTTAAGGAAGAGGGCAACGCAATGACCTTCACCAACACCATCTGGGAGAGACCGGATAAGCCGACGGAAGGCAAGACCCCGAAGACCACAGGTGAAACCTGGTATTTCTTTGAAGAGTATGATACGCCTCTGGGTGTGGAAGTTATCATCAACCACGTCGGAGATTGTTTCGATTAA